Proteins found in one Mucilaginibacter gracilis genomic segment:
- a CDS encoding bifunctional 5,10-methylenetetrahydrofolate dehydrogenase/5,10-methenyltetrahydrofolate cyclohydrolase → MQLLDGKYVSEKLKTEIAEQAAEYLAQSGRKPHLVAVLVGHDGGSETYVASKMKNCEKVGFKSSLVRYEDNVTEEELLAKVAELNADEDIDGIIVQLPLPKHIDPEKVTEKIDHRKDVDGFHPINLGRMQRNLPSFIPATPYGITLMLKEYGIETAGKHCVVIGRSNIVGSPMSILMARNATPGNCTVTICHSRTPDIKKFTLDADILIVAIGKKNFVTADMVKDGVVVVDVGMNRETSTITKSGYKLYGDVDFEGVAPKASWITPVPGGVGLMTIIGLLKNTLASANKTVYQ, encoded by the coding sequence ATGCAACTACTCGACGGAAAATACGTATCAGAAAAATTAAAAACCGAAATTGCCGAACAGGCAGCCGAATACTTAGCGCAAAGTGGCCGTAAACCACATTTGGTGGCAGTTTTGGTTGGGCACGACGGTGGCAGCGAAACCTATGTGGCCAGCAAGATGAAAAATTGCGAAAAAGTTGGTTTTAAATCGAGCCTGGTTAGGTACGAGGATAATGTTACCGAAGAAGAATTACTGGCTAAAGTTGCCGAGTTAAACGCTGATGAAGATATTGACGGTATCATCGTTCAGTTGCCGTTACCCAAACATATCGACCCTGAAAAGGTGACCGAGAAAATAGATCACCGTAAGGATGTGGACGGCTTCCACCCTATTAATCTGGGTAGGATGCAGCGTAACTTGCCGTCGTTTATTCCGGCTACGCCTTATGGTATTACTTTAATGCTTAAAGAATACGGCATTGAAACTGCGGGCAAACATTGCGTGGTTATTGGCCGCAGCAATATTGTTGGTTCGCCAATGAGCATTTTGATGGCACGAAACGCCACCCCCGGTAATTGCACCGTAACCATTTGCCATAGCCGCACTCCGGATATTAAAAAGTTTACGCTTGATGCTGATATTCTGATTGTAGCCATCGGTAAAAAGAATTTTGTTACTGCCGATATGGTTAAAGATGGCGTAGTAGTAGTTGACGTGGGCATGAACCGCGAAACATCAACCATAACCAAATCGGGCTACAAATTATATGGCGACGTTGATTTTGAAGGTGTTGCCCCTAAAGCATCATGGATAACCCCGGTACCGGGCGGCGTTGGTTTGATGACTATTATTGGGTTGTTGAAGAATACACTGGCTTCGGCGAACAAGACGGTGTACCAGTAA
- a CDS encoding N-acetylmuramoyl-L-alanine amidase family protein translates to MKNKALKRYIYSLSPLLFLFLLCSFKTDGPEKKIKRDTTVASFKLRTIIVDAGHGGHTGASGSYSTEEGVTLALAFKLQKAIEKNLPGINVVMTRTTPAGVPLQTRSDIANNNKGDLFISLHCNSLSDRISYRHGKKIRVPDRSGRGVLVLVYGFHRDKEEAAALRENLFEEKDGGKGVSMGFDPNDPTAMILLNAFKAKYRKNSLRFANLVNSEFVDTDGRHSDGVKEQGVLVLCHSAMPAVLVETGFINNPTDEEYLNSEAGQNEIVASIIRALVEYKKEVE, encoded by the coding sequence ATGAAAAATAAGGCATTGAAAAGATACATTTATAGTTTGTCACCATTACTTTTTTTATTTCTGCTATGTTCGTTCAAAACCGATGGCCCGGAAAAAAAAATTAAAAGGGATACAACAGTTGCTAGTTTTAAATTACGTACCATAATTGTTGATGCCGGGCACGGCGGCCATACGGGCGCCAGCGGTTCGTATTCTACCGAAGAAGGTGTAACGCTTGCTCTGGCATTTAAATTGCAAAAGGCCATCGAAAAAAATTTGCCGGGCATCAATGTAGTGATGACAAGGACTACACCTGCCGGTGTACCGTTACAGACACGATCGGACATTGCGAACAATAACAAGGGAGATCTGTTTATATCACTCCACTGCAATTCATTGTCCGACAGGATATCGTACCGGCATGGAAAAAAAATACGGGTGCCTGATCGTTCGGGCCGTGGTGTTTTAGTATTGGTTTACGGTTTCCACCGCGATAAAGAAGAAGCAGCTGCATTACGCGAAAACTTGTTTGAAGAAAAAGACGGTGGCAAAGGTGTTTCGATGGGTTTTGACCCTAACGACCCCACTGCGATGATACTTTTAAACGCTTTTAAAGCTAAATACCGTAAAAATAGTTTACGTTTTGCAAACTTAGTGAACAGTGAATTTGTAGATACTGATGGCAGGCATAGCGACGGCGTAAAAGAACAAGGTGTTTTGGTTTTATGCCATAGCGCCATGCCGGCTGTATTAGTTGAAACAGGATTTATTAATAACCCTACCGACGAGGAATACTTAAACTCGGAAGCTGGACAAAACGAAATAGTGGCCTCCATAATTAGGGCACTTGTTGAGTACAAAAAAGAAGTTGAGTAA
- a CDS encoding sigma-54-dependent transcriptional regulator: protein MSKILIIDDERAIRNTLREILEYEDYQVDDIDNGIDGLELIQKNDYDLVLCDIKMNRMDGMEVLSEGLLLKPDLPFIMISGHGTVETAVEASKKGAFDFISKPPDLNRLLITVRNALDRGSLVTETKVLKRKASKTREILGNSQAIGKIKETIDRVAPTDARVLVTGANGSGKELVARWLHEKSNRSNAPLIEVNCAAIPSELIESELFGHEKGSFTSAIKQRIGKFESASGGTLFLDEIGDMSQSAQAKVLRALQENKITRVGGEKEIDVDVRVIAATNKDLLKEIEAGNFRMDLYHRLSVILIHVPPLVERRDDIGLLAQSFLEEICNDYGMPVKRISEAALEALKALPWTGNIRELRNMIERLIILSDKTITDGDVKAFANPSAPVTVASTTAAQPDFDQFKNFQEYKDFAEREYIKFKLEKNNWNVSKTADDIDIQRSHLYSKIEKYGLKRGE, encoded by the coding sequence ATGTCCAAGATCCTGATAATTGACGACGAGAGGGCGATCAGAAATACACTTCGAGAAATTTTAGAATACGAAGACTACCAGGTAGACGATATAGATAACGGCATTGACGGTTTAGAACTCATCCAGAAGAACGATTACGACCTGGTACTTTGCGATATAAAAATGAACCGCATGGATGGTATGGAAGTACTATCCGAAGGGTTGTTGTTAAAACCCGATCTTCCGTTTATTATGATAAGCGGCCACGGCACGGTTGAAACCGCCGTTGAGGCCAGCAAAAAAGGCGCCTTTGATTTTATATCCAAACCGCCCGACCTTAACCGCCTGCTCATCACCGTTCGTAACGCGCTCGACCGTGGTTCGCTAGTTACCGAAACCAAGGTATTAAAGCGCAAAGCATCAAAAACCCGCGAAATACTGGGTAATTCGCAAGCTATAGGCAAGATAAAAGAAACTATCGACCGTGTAGCCCCTACCGATGCCCGTGTGCTGGTTACCGGTGCTAATGGTAGCGGTAAAGAGCTGGTTGCCCGTTGGCTGCACGAAAAATCAAACCGTAGCAATGCGCCTTTAATTGAGGTTAACTGCGCCGCCATACCATCGGAGTTAATTGAAAGCGAGCTATTTGGTCACGAAAAGGGTTCCTTTACTTCGGCCATTAAGCAGCGTATAGGTAAGTTTGAATCGGCAAGTGGCGGCACCTTGTTTTTAGACGAAATAGGCGATATGAGCCAATCGGCCCAAGCCAAAGTATTACGTGCCCTGCAAGAAAACAAAATTACCCGCGTGGGCGGCGAAAAAGAAATTGATGTTGATGTACGTGTAATTGCGGCAACTAATAAAGATTTGCTTAAAGAAATTGAAGCCGGTAACTTTAGGATGGATTTATACCACCGCCTAAGCGTTATTTTAATACATGTACCCCCTTTGGTTGAGCGCCGCGACGATATTGGCCTGTTGGCGCAAAGCTTTTTAGAAGAAATTTGCAACGACTACGGCATGCCTGTTAAACGCATAAGCGAAGCTGCCCTAGAAGCATTGAAGGCACTACCCTGGACTGGTAACATACGCGAACTACGCAATATGATTGAACGCTTAATTATTTTAAGCGACAAAACTATAACAGACGGTGATGTAAAGGCATTTGCAAACCCCTCGGCTCCTGTAACCGTTGCCAGCACCACCGCCGCACAGCCCGATTTTGACCAGTTTAAAAATTTCCAGGAGTATAAGGATTTTGCCGAACGCGAGTACATCAAATTTAAGTTGGAAAAAAACAACTGGAACGTATCAAAAACCGCCGACGATATTGACATTCAACGTAGCCACCTTTATAGTAAAATAGAGAAGTACGGGTTGAAAAGAGGCGAATAA
- a CDS encoding CPBP family intramembrane glutamic endopeptidase yields the protein MNNTALEQDSVVQKSCINCNEIIAVESRFCKHCGSSQTTTDENTATGGWTNIKHAALLFGVDVVICCVASFIDVFKTLLWSVVFDVLLAVVALAFFCDNWKKNMVILRWPQFSVLKLLGYGGAAVLASLAVSFCVHWLNQALFSKEFYYYGFYAHQKYAAALMIFFVAVMPALFEELAYRGYLLQNLLGVADKNQAIFITSFLFAILHLSLLSLFWLIPFALLLGYVRVKEKTLWYGVFMHFCFNLTVCIVELWRYS from the coding sequence TTGAATAATACTGCCTTAGAACAAGATTCGGTTGTCCAGAAAAGCTGCATCAACTGCAACGAAATTATTGCTGTTGAAAGTAGGTTTTGCAAACATTGCGGATCATCGCAAACAACTACAGATGAAAACACTGCAACCGGTGGATGGACTAATATTAAACACGCCGCCCTACTTTTTGGCGTTGATGTTGTTATTTGCTGCGTAGCATCGTTTATAGATGTTTTTAAAACGCTATTATGGTCGGTAGTTTTTGATGTACTGCTTGCTGTTGTAGCCCTGGCATTTTTTTGTGATAACTGGAAAAAAAATATGGTTATTTTAAGATGGCCACAATTTTCTGTACTAAAGCTTTTGGGTTATGGAGGTGCAGCAGTTTTGGCTTCGCTGGCAGTAAGTTTTTGTGTACACTGGTTAAATCAGGCGCTATTTTCCAAAGAGTTTTATTACTATGGTTTTTATGCCCATCAAAAATACGCGGCAGCGTTAATGATATTTTTTGTTGCGGTTATGCCTGCCTTATTTGAAGAATTAGCTTACCGGGGCTATTTGCTTCAAAACCTTTTGGGAGTTGCCGACAAAAACCAGGCAATATTTATCACATCATTTCTATTCGCCATTTTACACTTGTCGCTCCTTTCTCTTTTTTGGCTAATTCCGTTCGCATTGCTTTTAGGCTATGTGCGTGTAAAAGAAAAAACCTTATGGTATGGCGTTTTTATGCACTTTTGCTTTAATTTAACTGTTTGTATAGTAGAGCTATGGAGGTATAGCTAA
- a CDS encoding c-type cytochrome, with the protein MKFKVIVIIGMFVTALAIISSCQGETELNFKRYYVNGSTVYQAHCQNCHGANGEGLGALIPPLTDSAYLKTNLHQLPCFVKNGLTGSITVHAKPYAQAMPPAELTAIELAEVLTYVGNSFGNKLGLLDVDMVTGDLAKCR; encoded by the coding sequence ATGAAATTTAAAGTTATCGTTATTATCGGCATGTTTGTAACGGCTTTGGCTATCATATCATCGTGCCAGGGTGAGACCGAACTTAACTTTAAGCGTTATTATGTTAATGGCTCAACAGTATATCAGGCGCATTGCCAAAACTGCCACGGTGCCAACGGCGAAGGTTTGGGAGCGCTGATACCTCCGCTTACCGATTCGGCTTATTTAAAAACCAATTTGCACCAGTTGCCTTGCTTTGTAAAAAATGGGCTTACGGGAAGTATAACCGTACATGCAAAGCCCTATGCCCAAGCTATGCCCCCTGCCGAGCTAACAGCTATTGAACTTGCCGAAGTGCTAACCTATGTAGGAAACTCGTTCGGCAATAAGCTTGGATTGCTTGATGTAGATATGGTTACCGGCGATTTGGCAAAGTGCAGGTAA
- a CDS encoding MlaD family protein: MKISNETKIGALTVVALAILILGYSFLKGNDVFSTENKFYAVYSDVSGLAVAKPVLVNGFQIGRVSKMRLLPSGHTLVEFKVQDKYDIPKNTIAKLEGDILGSKTINFEYGNSKTFAVSEDTLQAFVKGGIAESLQPVQKKAELIIGKMDSILTSVNAIMNPRFQKNVDRSFNSIANTLQALEGTTQKVDALVGNQSVRINNILANVESISANLKSSNKYLSGTMANFNKISDDVAKGHIKETLENANKAVADLQATIAKINAGQGSLGLLLNDDKMYNNLKDASANLNNLFIDIKAHPKNYVSFSVFGGGKKKD, translated from the coding sequence TTGAAAATATCAAACGAAACAAAAATAGGCGCATTAACAGTAGTTGCATTAGCTATATTGATACTGGGCTACAGCTTTTTAAAGGGCAATGATGTTTTTAGTACCGAGAATAAGTTTTATGCTGTATACAGCGATGTTTCGGGCCTTGCGGTTGCAAAGCCTGTGCTGGTAAATGGTTTCCAAATTGGGCGCGTATCAAAAATGAGGTTACTGCCCAGTGGCCACACCTTGGTTGAATTTAAGGTGCAAGACAAGTACGACATTCCTAAAAACACTATAGCCAAACTGGAAGGCGATATTTTAGGCAGTAAAACCATTAATTTTGAATATGGTAACAGCAAAACCTTTGCCGTTAGCGAGGATACTTTGCAGGCGTTTGTAAAAGGCGGGATAGCCGAAAGTTTACAGCCTGTGCAAAAAAAGGCCGAACTTATTATTGGCAAAATGGATTCGATTTTAACTTCTGTTAATGCAATAATGAACCCGCGTTTTCAAAAAAATGTCGACCGTAGTTTTAACAGCATAGCCAACACACTGCAAGCTCTTGAAGGTACTACTCAAAAGGTTGACGCGCTGGTGGGCAACCAAAGCGTGCGTATTAATAACATTTTAGCTAATGTTGAATCCATATCGGCAAACCTAAAAAGCAGCAACAAGTATTTAAGCGGCACCATGGCCAACTTTAATAAAATAAGCGACGATGTAGCCAAAGGCCATATTAAGGAAACTTTAGAAAACGCCAACAAAGCCGTTGCCGATTTACAGGCTACCATAGCTAAAATTAATGCCGGCCAGGGTTCGTTAGGTTTATTGCTAAATGATGATAAGATGTATAACAACCTTAAAGATGCATCGGCCAACCTTAACAACTTGTTTATTGATATAAAGGCACATCCCAAAAATTACGTGAGCTTCTCGGTATTTGGCGGAGGGAAAAAGAAGGATTAA
- a CDS encoding SCO family protein: MKQLNWLISGLLFLTACHSATTGTTTLPIFGDRQPITKTVDGKQVTDTLYQTIPAFKFVNQYGDTITNKSLDGKIYVADFFFTSCPSICPIMQRNMLTVYNEFKNDPNIKILSHTIDPKHDTIPVLKNYADKLGISGNSWWLLYGKREDIYQLAEKHYLVSVKDGKEGLIHEGWFLLVDKQKRIRGSYDGTVPEQVAKLVADIHTLQQEK; encoded by the coding sequence ATGAAACAACTCAATTGGTTAATAAGCGGGCTATTATTTTTAACAGCCTGCCACTCGGCAACAACCGGCACAACTACCCTGCCTATTTTTGGCGACCGCCAACCCATCACTAAAACCGTTGATGGTAAACAAGTTACCGATACCCTTTACCAAACTATACCGGCCTTTAAGTTTGTTAACCAGTATGGCGATACCATTACCAATAAAAGCCTCGACGGTAAAATTTACGTGGCCGACTTTTTTTTTACGAGCTGCCCCTCTATTTGCCCCATTATGCAACGCAATATGCTAACCGTTTACAACGAGTTTAAAAACGACCCCAACATTAAAATACTTTCGCATACTATTGACCCTAAGCACGATACCATACCCGTTTTAAAAAACTATGCCGATAAACTGGGCATTAGCGGCAACTCCTGGTGGTTGCTTTATGGTAAAAGGGAAGATATTTACCAGTTAGCCGAAAAACATTACCTGGTTAGCGTTAAAGACGGCAAAGAAGGTTTAATACACGAAGGCTGGTTTTTACTGGTTGATAAACAAAAACGCATCCGCGGATCGTATGATGGCACGGTGCCCGAACAGGTTGCCAAACTAGTTGCCGATATACATACCTTACAGCAGGAAAAGTAG
- the lepA gene encoding translation elongation factor 4, which yields MKHIRNFCIIAHIDHGKSTLADRLLEYTHTITQRESQAQLLDDMDLERERGITIKSHAIQMDYTLNGQKYILNLIDTPGHVDFSYEVSRSIAACEGALLIVDASQGIQAQTISNLYLALENDLEIIPVLNKMDLPGAMPEEVKDQIVELIGCKREDILAASGKTGMGVHEILEAIVARVPAPVGDPEAPLQALIFDSVFNSFRGIIAYFKVVNGEIRKGDKVKFFATEKQYIADEVGTLKLNQLPKDVIKTGDVGYIISGIKEAREVKVGDTITTIARPCAEGIQGFEEVKPMVFAGIYPVDTDEYEELREAMAKLQLNDASLVFEPESSAALGFGFRCGFLGMLHMEIIQERLEREFDMTVITTVPNVSYLAHTTKGEELEVNNPSDLPDPSKLQFVEEPYIRANIITKSEFVGSVMSLCIQKRGFIANQNYLTSDRVELVFEMPMGEIVFDFYDKLKTISKGYASFDYTQIGYRQSDLVRLDIRLNAEPVDALSSLIHRSNSYDFGKKICEKLKELIPRQQFEIIIQASIGAKIIARETVKALRKDVTAKCYGGDISRKRKLLEKQKKGKKRMRQVGNVEIPQSAFMAVLKLD from the coding sequence ATGAAGCATATCCGTAATTTTTGTATTATCGCCCACATCGACCACGGTAAGAGCACACTTGCCGACAGGTTGTTAGAATATACCCACACCATTACCCAACGCGAATCGCAGGCCCAATTGTTAGACGACATGGATTTGGAACGCGAACGTGGTATTACCATTAAGAGCCATGCCATACAGATGGATTACACGCTCAATGGGCAGAAATATATATTGAACCTGATTGATACCCCCGGCCACGTCGATTTTTCGTACGAGGTTTCGCGGTCTATAGCTGCCTGCGAGGGCGCTTTACTAATAGTTGATGCATCACAGGGCATACAGGCGCAAACCATATCAAACTTGTACCTGGCTTTGGAGAACGACCTGGAAATTATCCCGGTATTAAATAAAATGGACCTTCCCGGTGCCATGCCCGAGGAGGTTAAGGACCAGATAGTTGAACTGATAGGCTGCAAACGCGAAGATATACTGGCTGCATCCGGTAAAACCGGGATGGGCGTTCATGAGATACTGGAAGCCATTGTTGCCCGTGTACCTGCACCCGTGGGCGACCCGGAGGCACCTTTGCAAGCTTTGATATTCGATTCGGTATTTAATTCTTTCCGCGGTATCATCGCCTATTTTAAGGTTGTTAACGGCGAGATACGCAAAGGCGATAAGGTAAAGTTCTTCGCTACCGAAAAGCAATACATTGCCGATGAGGTTGGCACGTTAAAACTCAATCAACTACCTAAGGATGTTATTAAAACCGGCGACGTAGGTTATATCATATCGGGCATTAAAGAGGCCCGCGAGGTTAAGGTTGGCGATACCATTACCACCATAGCGCGCCCATGTGCCGAAGGCATACAAGGTTTTGAGGAAGTTAAACCGATGGTATTTGCGGGTATTTACCCGGTTGATACCGACGAATATGAAGAATTGCGCGAGGCAATGGCCAAGCTGCAACTCAACGATGCTTCGCTGGTGTTTGAGCCCGAATCGTCTGCTGCTTTAGGCTTTGGTTTCCGTTGCGGTTTCCTGGGTATGCTGCACATGGAAATTATCCAGGAGCGTTTGGAGCGCGAGTTTGATATGACGGTTATTACCACCGTACCCAACGTATCGTACCTGGCCCATACCACCAAAGGCGAAGAACTGGAAGTAAACAACCCGTCGGATTTGCCCGACCCAAGTAAGCTTCAATTTGTTGAGGAACCTTATATTAGGGCCAATATCATCACCAAGTCCGAATTTGTGGGCTCGGTTATGTCGCTTTGTATACAAAAGCGGGGCTTTATAGCCAACCAAAACTACCTAACCAGCGATCGTGTTGAATTGGTATTTGAGATGCCAATGGGCGAAATTGTATTCGATTTTTACGATAAACTCAAAACCATATCCAAAGGTTATGCGTCTTTCGATTATACGCAGATAGGTTATCGCCAGAGTGATTTGGTACGTTTGGATATCCGCTTAAATGCCGAACCTGTTGATGCATTATCATCATTAATTCACCGCAGCAACAGTTACGATTTTGGTAAAAAGATATGCGAAAAGTTAAAGGAGTTAATACCCCGCCAGCAATTCGAGATCATCATCCAGGCATCTATCGGCGCCAAGATCATCGCCCGCGAAACCGTAAAAGCATTACGTAAAGACGTAACCGCCAAATGTTATGGTGGTGATATATCGCGTAAACGTAAACTGTTAGAGAAACAGAAAAAAGGTAAAAAACGCATGCGCCAGGTTGGTAACGTGGAAATACCGCAATCGGCATTTATGGCGGTGTTGAAACTGGATTAG
- a CDS encoding helix-hairpin-helix domain-containing protein: protein MKTPKLNLTIAEKASLKKAGILINQLKDYAADEICEILQITQHRAKQIAALIEFQAISSIGPKFAQDLVDMGIYALAQLKDKNGADLLNEHELLIGAHTDPCVEDQFRLVVHHANNPGNHKQWWHFTAERKAYRLQHGYPANRPQKKWTELEQYN from the coding sequence ATGAAAACTCCAAAGCTTAATTTAACCATTGCCGAAAAAGCCTCGCTAAAAAAGGCCGGCATACTGATAAACCAGCTGAAGGATTACGCTGCTGACGAAATTTGCGAAATTTTACAGATAACACAGCACCGTGCTAAACAAATTGCCGCCTTAATTGAGTTTCAAGCTATATCCTCTATCGGCCCAAAATTTGCGCAGGATTTGGTAGACATGGGTATTTATGCCCTTGCCCAACTTAAAGATAAAAACGGTGCCGATTTATTAAATGAACACGAATTGCTTATTGGTGCCCACACCGATCCATGTGTAGAAGACCAGTTTAGGCTGGTTGTTCACCACGCCAATAATCCGGGCAACCATAAACAGTGGTGGCATTTTACCGCCGAGCGCAAAGCATACCGGTTGCAACACGGCTACCCGGCCAACCGGCCACAAAAAAAGTGGACTGAACTGGAGCAATACAACTAA
- a CDS encoding DinB family protein produces the protein MHTYFKQLFQYDKWASKMLLDKFEKQFPQNERIYGLMSHLLSAQRNWLDRCLGIPQSAVLWGQRLPDEMRQDLENYNLAWIDFIESLHDADFAKPITYTTAAGITYTNTLTEIIAHVINHGTHHRGQILILMKEEGYVLPGIDLISYLR, from the coding sequence ATGCACACATACTTTAAACAATTGTTTCAGTACGATAAATGGGCAAGCAAAATGCTGCTGGATAAATTTGAAAAACAATTTCCGCAAAATGAGCGCATTTACGGTTTAATGTCGCACCTATTATCAGCCCAGCGCAACTGGCTCGACCGTTGTTTGGGCATCCCGCAGAGTGCTGTACTATGGGGCCAGCGTTTGCCGGATGAAATGCGCCAAGACCTCGAAAACTACAACCTGGCCTGGATTGACTTTATTGAAAGCCTGCACGATGCCGATTTTGCAAAACCAATAACCTATACAACAGCGGCAGGTATTACCTACACTAACACCCTCACCGAAATTATTGCGCACGTTATTAACCATGGCACACACCACCGGGGCCAGATTTTAATATTAATGAAAGAAGAAGGTTATGTTTTACCTGGTATTGACTTAATAAGCTACCTAAGATAA
- a CDS encoding Rieske (2Fe-2S) protein: MKWHKVLNTEDVKYPFIKKVKVGNVTIALVGVENEICALAARCPHAGEDLSSGWCKDGKLVCPVHRYSYDIHTGRGNPGQGDYVDTYPVEIRKDGVYVGIKEKWGFVKKLFR, translated from the coding sequence ATGAAGTGGCACAAGGTTTTAAACACGGAGGACGTAAAATATCCGTTCATCAAAAAGGTAAAAGTCGGAAACGTAACCATAGCCCTTGTTGGTGTAGAAAATGAAATTTGTGCCTTAGCCGCCCGGTGCCCACATGCAGGCGAAGATTTAAGCTCTGGCTGGTGTAAGGACGGTAAATTGGTTTGCCCTGTTCACCGCTACTCGTACGATATACACACCGGGCGCGGCAACCCAGGCCAGGGCGACTATGTTGATACCTATCCCGTTGAAATTAGGAAAGACGGGGTGTATGTTGGAATTAAGGAAAAGTGGGGATTTGTAAAAAAACTGTTTAGATGA